One Sinorhizobium mexicanum genomic region harbors:
- a CDS encoding adenylate/guanylate cyclase domain-containing protein, with protein MDRKLAAILAADVVGYSRHMERDEQGTYERLVVSRKELFEPEVARHHGRIFKLMGDGLLAEFSSVVDAVECAVARQRGLAERNAGVSAEDRIEVRIGINLGEVIVEGDDRYGEGVNIATRLEQVAEPGTVYVSEKVAREVERKLAFGFERMGSQHVKNISEPVTLYRVKLDGLPKSRIRPTGWLARHRWIGPAAAAALAAVIAGVAALGIPARFQQPRLISDDRPSLAVLPFDNLGGDAKWDRIADGLTEDIITDLSHTRDLVVVARTSTERYKGMDVDAQKVGRELGVRYLLEGSLQADGDELRITSQLIDAITGGHIWSQRFDRHAEDIFKVQTEVTGSIATRLAGYSGQLAGAELEIIRRKPPGNLNAYETYLLGVQAKHQVTRDSLAEAERLFKKALELDPNMARAYVALTYVYSYMLDLGIAPPEELLPKQRDAAQRAVTLDPSDGETHLAMGASHSFSGEPELALAEFTKAEQLAPNNADILILIAWYLPALGESEKAVGLADRAVLLNPLHPDWYTQGLANVYFFGRQFEKSAKHARLVPSPFALDRAFEAMALAYLGKQNEASKAASQVKELGPDWNAEQYLSNIGGYPEPEAELFVEGARRAGLPACVHNDAAAKQPNFIHVKSCDTERTKAASG; from the coding sequence ATGGATCGTAAGCTTGCCGCTATCCTGGCCGCCGATGTCGTCGGCTACTCAAGGCACATGGAACGGGACGAACAGGGGACGTACGAGAGGCTCGTCGTCAGCCGGAAGGAATTGTTCGAACCCGAGGTCGCCCGTCACCACGGGCGAATTTTCAAGCTCATGGGCGACGGCCTTTTGGCCGAGTTCTCGAGTGTCGTCGATGCTGTAGAGTGCGCGGTTGCCCGGCAGCGGGGACTGGCCGAACGCAATGCCGGCGTGTCCGCTGAGGATAGGATAGAAGTCCGCATCGGCATCAATCTCGGCGAGGTGATCGTCGAAGGGGACGACCGTTACGGAGAGGGCGTCAATATCGCCACGCGACTTGAACAAGTCGCCGAACCAGGCACCGTCTATGTGTCGGAAAAGGTCGCGCGGGAAGTTGAAAGAAAGCTGGCGTTCGGCTTCGAGCGGATGGGTTCACAACACGTCAAGAATATCAGCGAGCCTGTCACGCTCTATCGGGTCAAGCTTGACGGCCTCCCGAAATCTCGCATTAGACCGACCGGCTGGTTGGCGAGGCACCGCTGGATCGGGCCCGCCGCGGCCGCGGCGCTGGCGGCTGTAATTGCCGGAGTTGCCGCCCTCGGCATCCCCGCCAGGTTCCAGCAACCTCGCCTCATCAGCGATGACAGACCTTCGCTTGCCGTGCTCCCGTTCGATAATCTTGGCGGGGACGCGAAGTGGGACCGCATCGCCGACGGATTGACCGAAGATATCATCACGGACCTCTCTCACACGCGCGATCTCGTCGTTGTCGCTCGCACGTCGACTGAACGCTACAAGGGCATGGATGTCGATGCGCAAAAGGTCGGTAGGGAACTTGGAGTAAGGTACCTTCTGGAAGGCAGTCTACAGGCGGACGGCGACGAACTGCGGATTACCTCTCAGTTGATTGACGCCATCACGGGTGGCCACATCTGGTCACAGCGGTTCGACAGACACGCAGAGGACATCTTCAAGGTGCAGACCGAGGTGACCGGCAGCATAGCCACGAGGCTAGCCGGCTACTCTGGCCAACTGGCCGGGGCCGAGCTTGAGATCATCAGGAGAAAACCACCCGGCAATCTAAACGCTTACGAGACCTACCTGCTCGGAGTGCAGGCAAAGCATCAGGTCACGAGGGACAGCCTTGCAGAGGCCGAGAGATTGTTCAAGAAGGCCCTCGAACTTGATCCCAATATGGCGAGAGCCTACGTAGCACTTACCTATGTCTACAGTTACATGCTCGACTTAGGCATCGCGCCACCCGAGGAGCTCCTGCCGAAGCAGCGCGATGCTGCGCAACGGGCCGTGACACTCGACCCAAGTGACGGCGAGACGCACTTAGCCATGGGAGCGTCGCACTCATTTAGCGGGGAACCCGAATTGGCCCTGGCCGAGTTTACCAAGGCCGAGCAACTAGCCCCAAACAATGCAGACATCCTAATTCTTATAGCCTGGTATCTGCCGGCCTTGGGCGAATCGGAGAAAGCGGTAGGACTTGCTGACCGCGCTGTTCTGCTTAATCCCCTACATCCAGATTGGTACACGCAGGGGCTTGCGAATGTTTATTTCTTCGGAAGGCAGTTCGAGAAATCCGCCAAACACGCGAGGTTGGTCCCATCGCCCTTTGCACTGGATAGAGCCTTCGAAGCCATGGCGCTGGCTTACCTCGGCAAGCAGAACGAGGCCTCCAAGGCGGCCTCGCAAGTCAAAGAGCTGGGACCGGATTGGAATGCAGAACAATATCTGAGTAACATCGGAGGCTATCCCGAACCCGAGGCCGAACTGTTCGTCGAGGGCGCACGGAGGGCAGGGCTGCCAGCCTGCGTTCACAATGACGCAGCGGCCAAGCAGCCGAATTTTATCCACGTGAAGTCGTGCGATACAGAGCGCACCAAGGCCGCTTCCGGCTAA
- a CDS encoding AAA family ATPase: MGLWEESRDYNPCISAWDEHRHRDQIVAQNKDQAIFFAGPGRQLDREAWLLADAVVDVRPPTRRQAEAALRRFGIPVTERDVDILLSESWSQLDQAFHTRRGPIAALERLRQHPRALPSAVPEEPDGPTLDEMHGFGPLLDWGRDLEIDLADYKAGRIQWEEVDSGVLIYGPPGSGKTMFVGALAKTCGVPLIYGSVSAWQMAGSLDDHLKAMRASFDEAKAQAPAILFVDEVDTFGDRSATDRNRGYMRGLIAGFLELLDGFNRRKGVIVVSACNNPDHLDSAIRRPGRLGQHFEVTLPDENARRSILKYHSGIDLDPNQAEQVTLATEGYSGADIGQLVRFAKRSARRRREDFAGAHIVGELPPAPELPPDYLRSVAVHEAGHAIVAVELGFGELVSVKIASYAMPGNGNQVGGAIYAMPRHMRRTRAAYLDDIAVTLGGIAAETVVFEAFFDGAAGSHNADLNTVTRTATLLEAGLGMGHTLVVADNAPSRLDALRASDPELRRRVHDIIASEFERAKEIVRSGRAALDEIAGRLIEAKSLSGDEVREIIQRHRRPTVSLAKLPRSMST, from the coding sequence ATGGGGCTCTGGGAGGAGAGCCGGGACTACAATCCATGCATCAGCGCCTGGGACGAACATCGACATCGCGACCAAATCGTGGCCCAAAACAAGGACCAGGCGATTTTCTTCGCCGGGCCTGGCCGGCAACTCGACAGGGAAGCGTGGCTCCTTGCGGATGCCGTCGTGGATGTCAGGCCTCCGACGAGAAGGCAGGCCGAGGCCGCGCTGCGACGTTTCGGTATTCCCGTGACCGAAAGGGACGTCGATATTCTGCTGTCGGAGTCTTGGTCTCAACTAGACCAGGCTTTCCACACTCGTCGTGGGCCGATCGCCGCGCTGGAGCGGTTGCGACAGCATCCACGTGCCCTCCCGTCCGCTGTACCGGAGGAACCCGACGGGCCAACGCTCGACGAAATGCACGGGTTCGGACCGCTTCTCGATTGGGGGCGCGACCTCGAGATCGACTTGGCAGACTACAAGGCTGGACGTATCCAGTGGGAGGAGGTCGACTCCGGAGTCCTGATTTACGGTCCGCCCGGTTCGGGGAAAACCATGTTCGTCGGTGCGCTGGCCAAGACCTGCGGCGTTCCGTTGATCTACGGCTCTGTTTCGGCTTGGCAGATGGCGGGCTCTCTCGATGACCATTTGAAAGCCATGCGTGCCTCTTTTGATGAGGCCAAAGCTCAGGCTCCGGCGATTCTCTTCGTCGATGAGGTCGACACTTTCGGGGACCGAAGCGCAACTGACCGCAACCGTGGCTACATGCGCGGCTTAATTGCCGGCTTCCTTGAATTGCTGGACGGCTTCAATCGGCGCAAAGGGGTGATCGTCGTATCGGCGTGCAACAACCCGGACCACCTCGACTCGGCAATCCGCCGGCCAGGCAGGCTCGGTCAGCATTTTGAGGTCACACTGCCTGACGAAAATGCCAGGCGTTCAATTCTGAAATATCACAGCGGCATCGACCTCGATCCGAACCAAGCCGAGCAGGTCACCCTTGCGACCGAGGGCTATTCCGGAGCCGACATCGGGCAACTCGTGCGGTTTGCAAAGCGATCGGCCCGACGACGAAGGGAAGACTTCGCCGGTGCGCACATTGTCGGAGAATTGCCGCCGGCACCCGAGCTTCCGCCCGATTACCTTCGTTCCGTCGCTGTCCACGAGGCCGGACATGCCATTGTCGCCGTTGAGCTCGGGTTCGGTGAACTGGTGAGCGTCAAAATTGCCAGCTACGCCATGCCTGGAAACGGCAATCAGGTCGGCGGGGCGATCTACGCGATGCCGCGGCATATGCGCAGGACCAGGGCTGCGTACCTTGACGACATCGCCGTGACCTTGGGGGGCATCGCAGCCGAAACCGTGGTGTTCGAAGCCTTCTTCGACGGCGCAGCAGGTTCCCACAATGCCGACCTGAATACCGTGACCAGAACAGCAACGCTCTTGGAGGCTGGTCTTGGCATGGGACACACGCTCGTCGTCGCGGATAACGCCCCAAGCCGCCTCGATGCCCTCCGTGCCAGCGATCCCGAATTGCGAAGGAGAGTGCACGACATCATCGCTAGCGAGTTCGAGCGGGCAAAGGAGATCGTGAGAAGCGGACGCGCCGCCTTGGATGAGATCGCCGGACGATTGATCGAAGCGAAATCGCTGTCCGGCGACGAGGTCCGGGAGATCATTCAAAGACACCGTCGGCCGACGGTCAGCCTTGCGAAGCTTCCACGCAGCATGAGTACATAG
- a CDS encoding SOS response-associated peptidase: MPARTSRAGSVSSTGQSGRDVDASSSPDTFVRDGGKLMCGRAGIWETWRNPETDEDIRTFCVVTCTPNEMMAAIHDRMPVILYREDYERWLSIEPDPFDLMKPFPAELMMMWRIGRKVGSPKNDTADILDPIEPAF, translated from the coding sequence CTGCCGGCAAGGACGAGCCGCGCTGGTTCTGTTTCGAGCACCGGCCAGAGTGGAAGGGACGTTGACGCCAGCAGTAGCCCCGATACCTTTGTCCGCGATGGAGGAAAGCTGATGTGCGGACGTGCCGGCATCTGGGAAACCTGGCGAAACCCGGAGACCGACGAAGATATCCGCACCTTCTGCGTGGTCACCTGCACGCCGAACGAGATGATGGCTGCAATCCACGACCGAATGCCGGTCATCCTGTATCGGGAGGACTACGAACGCTGGCTGTCGATCGAGCCGGACCCATTTGACCTGATGAAGCCGTTCCCGGCCGAACTGATGATGATGTGGAGAATCGGCAGAAAGGTCGGCTCGCCGAAGAACGACACAGCAGACATTCTCGATCCGATTGAGCCCGCCTTTTGA
- a CDS encoding YcbK family protein encodes MQHLEGKCAFVTFGRAAALSVSLFALAGCMSSTSDEVASLKPQQSAALSQAAAESGEAQTASDSGTVGPQVTSAAAQTDPAATRQSLTMQNTGLRAASSSIYGQTPAATADAQTDANQAAGAARGNAILPQPTAINATNNSLFSNGQTMAEPTAPSQGASNETQAEEQTVAGAAASEPATDADLPLVVPLPLSAQAALSGKMPVELQPVEVASVDPATLPQANPGQPVDPAKKEGETQQRTKTWTLASLFAPKRKEKPRADGEPTVQQTEKKTITASNAGQPQVASLAYNSLPGVNMNPLFSMEHEDHVADEEDAPVQTAALSGLARLAPNGLVLQTERVETGCFRPELLEMLKTVERHYGQKVMVTSGLRAIKVNRKRQSLHTRCEAADIQVKGVNKWDLASFLRSIPGRGGVGTYCHTESVHIDIGPERDWNWRCRRRKG; translated from the coding sequence TTGCAACATCTGGAGGGGAAATGCGCGTTCGTGACGTTCGGACGCGCGGCCGCACTATCCGTATCATTATTCGCATTGGCAGGCTGCATGTCGTCGACCAGCGACGAGGTGGCTTCCCTGAAGCCGCAGCAATCGGCGGCACTATCGCAGGCGGCGGCCGAAAGCGGCGAGGCGCAAACCGCGTCCGACTCCGGAACCGTCGGGCCTCAGGTTACGAGCGCTGCCGCGCAGACCGATCCGGCGGCGACACGGCAATCATTGACGATGCAGAACACGGGCCTGCGCGCCGCCTCGTCCAGCATTTACGGACAAACGCCCGCCGCCACGGCTGATGCCCAAACGGATGCCAACCAGGCGGCAGGTGCAGCGCGCGGCAACGCTATCCTGCCGCAACCAACGGCTATCAATGCGACAAACAACAGCCTCTTCAGCAACGGGCAAACCATGGCCGAGCCCACCGCTCCATCGCAGGGCGCCAGCAACGAGACGCAGGCTGAAGAGCAGACCGTTGCAGGGGCCGCCGCGAGCGAACCGGCGACAGATGCCGACCTCCCGCTCGTGGTTCCGCTGCCGCTCAGCGCGCAAGCTGCACTGTCCGGAAAAATGCCGGTCGAGTTGCAGCCGGTAGAAGTTGCCTCGGTGGATCCGGCGACACTTCCGCAAGCGAATCCCGGTCAACCGGTCGATCCGGCGAAAAAAGAGGGCGAGACGCAGCAAAGGACCAAGACCTGGACGCTCGCAAGCCTCTTTGCACCGAAGCGAAAGGAGAAGCCGCGGGCCGACGGCGAACCCACCGTCCAGCAGACGGAGAAGAAGACCATCACGGCGAGCAATGCGGGCCAGCCGCAAGTCGCCTCGCTCGCCTACAACTCTTTGCCTGGGGTCAACATGAATCCGCTTTTCAGCATGGAGCATGAAGATCACGTCGCCGACGAGGAGGACGCGCCAGTCCAGACGGCGGCACTGTCCGGCCTCGCCCGTCTCGCGCCAAACGGCCTTGTGCTCCAGACAGAGAGGGTGGAAACCGGCTGCTTCAGGCCAGAGCTTCTCGAGATGCTGAAGACGGTCGAGAGGCATTACGGCCAGAAGGTCATGGTCACCTCCGGACTGCGGGCGATCAAGGTCAACCGGAAACGCCAGTCTCTCCACACGCGATGCGAAGCCGCCGACATCCAGGTCAAGGGTGTCAACAAGTGGGACCTCGCGAGCTTCCTGCGCAGCATTCCGGGTCGTGGCGGCGTCGGCACCTATTGCCACACCGAATCGGTTCACATCGACATCGGTCCCGAGCGCGACTGGAACTGGCGATGCCGCCGGCGCAAGGGGTGA
- a CDS encoding DUF192 domain-containing protein, which translates to MASSLRIFAKSAVAALFLLSMVVSAVFADVSFGRDKLRLLTGTGAHDLTVELAVDPGQREQGLMYRRQMAPDHGMLFDFGETRRVMMWMKNTYLPLDMLFVARDGTVRTIHENAVPLSEAIIDSGEPVAFVLELNAGTVKRLGIEPGDRLEGSRIPAAN; encoded by the coding sequence ATGGCTTCGTCTCTCCGGATATTTGCTAAAAGCGCCGTCGCGGCGCTTTTTTTGTTGTCGATGGTCGTTTCCGCGGTTTTCGCCGACGTTTCCTTCGGGCGTGACAAGTTACGTCTTTTGACGGGGACGGGCGCGCATGACTTGACCGTCGAACTCGCGGTCGACCCGGGCCAGCGCGAGCAGGGGCTGATGTATCGCCGCCAGATGGCCCCGGATCACGGCATGCTGTTCGATTTTGGCGAGACGCGGCGGGTGATGATGTGGATGAAAAACACCTATCTGCCGCTGGATATGCTCTTCGTCGCGCGCGATGGAACTGTTCGCACGATTCATGAAAACGCCGTGCCGTTGTCTGAGGCGATCATCGATTCCGGTGAGCCGGTGGCGTTTGTACTCGAGCTCAACGCCGGTACGGTGAAACGACTCGGCATAGAGCCGGGCGACCGCCTCGAAGGTTCCCGGATCCCCGCCGCGAACTGA
- a CDS encoding VOC family protein has product MRYLHTMVRVNDLDKALHFYCTLFGLQEIRRYENEKGRFTLVFLTAPGDVEQAKDAASPCLELTYNWDTEDYTGGRNFGHLAYEVDDIYGFCKHLMDNGVTINRPPRDGHMAFVRSPDGISIEILQKGEHLPAQEPWASMSNTGSW; this is encoded by the coding sequence ATGCGCTATCTGCACACGATGGTTCGTGTAAACGACCTGGACAAGGCTCTTCACTTCTACTGCACGCTTTTCGGCCTCCAGGAAATCCGCCGCTACGAAAACGAAAAAGGCCGATTCACGCTGGTCTTTCTTACCGCACCCGGCGACGTCGAGCAGGCCAAGGACGCAGCCTCCCCCTGCCTCGAACTCACCTATAACTGGGACACGGAGGACTATACCGGCGGCCGCAACTTCGGCCACCTCGCCTACGAAGTGGACGACATCTACGGCTTCTGCAAACATCTGATGGACAATGGCGTGACCATCAATCGTCCTCCGCGCGACGGGCACATGGCTTTTGTGCGCTCACCGGACGGAATTTCGATCGAGATCCTGCAGAAAGGCGAGCACCTGCCCGCGCAGGAGCCCTGGGCTTCGATGAGCAATACCGGCAGCTGGTAA
- a CDS encoding metallophosphoesterase, giving the protein MKARIFSDLHTEFDEKVVPLEVPEADVCICAGDICDRGPAKSVIYLGVYVSQFMPVILVPGNHEYYRASIVEGLKEAMDTASDRFPNVHVLSRRAITLGGFRFVGATLWGDFNLYGNMSWAMRSAQNELNDYRKIKVSKEPFQRFTSGHASGFNHMDKHFIRTTLDEPYVGPTVVVTHHAPSILSLAPEFVGAPLTPSFVSNLEPDIAKYQPVAWIHGHLHNRSDYTIVDTRVICNPRGYPDEPVPDFDPALVIDLGERRYD; this is encoded by the coding sequence ATGAAGGCCCGGATTTTCTCTGACCTTCATACCGAATTCGACGAGAAGGTAGTTCCGTTGGAAGTTCCGGAAGCCGACGTCTGCATATGCGCGGGCGACATCTGCGACCGCGGGCCGGCGAAGAGCGTCATCTATTTGGGCGTATACGTCTCGCAGTTCATGCCGGTAATCCTGGTCCCCGGCAATCACGAGTACTACCGAGCTTCGATCGTAGAGGGCTTGAAGGAAGCTATGGACACGGCTTCCGATCGCTTCCCTAACGTCCACGTGTTGAGCCGTCGTGCAATTACCCTTGGAGGATTTCGTTTCGTCGGCGCGACGCTGTGGGGCGACTTCAACCTTTATGGCAACATGTCGTGGGCGATGCGTAGCGCGCAGAACGAACTGAACGACTACCGCAAAATCAAGGTTTCGAAGGAGCCGTTCCAGCGGTTCACGTCGGGCCATGCGAGCGGCTTCAATCATATGGACAAGCACTTTATCCGGACCACCCTTGACGAGCCATACGTTGGCCCGACGGTCGTCGTGACGCACCACGCGCCCAGTATCCTTTCTCTTGCTCCGGAATTCGTCGGCGCTCCCCTGACACCGAGCTTCGTCTCGAATCTCGAACCGGACATCGCCAAATACCAACCTGTCGCTTGGATTCACGGTCATCTGCACAATCGAAGCGACTACACCATCGTCGACACCCGAGTGATCTGCAACCCACGGGGCTACCCCGATGAACCGGTCCCCGACTTCGATCCGGCCCTTGTAATCGATTTGGGAGAACGCCGCTATGACTAG
- a CDS encoding helix-turn-helix domain-containing protein, with product MIVYVSPDALRAARALARLNQREVAEKLHISRKAMTACESGEGATLAAVARLRQFYDGLGIEFLGCADFTTNKVTGAGARWKSASSVLDQNAARHFHGEPTRHAFAAARGLLGLDQTQVAARVYLTPRQIGNLEAGTSYTKESYKSLQTFYEDSGIEFLGSGRPDSLFSGVGVRWRKR from the coding sequence ATGATTGTCTACGTAAGCCCGGATGCCTTGAGAGCTGCCCGCGCGCTGGCGCGCCTTAACCAGCGCGAAGTTGCTGAGAAGTTGCACATTTCAAGAAAGGCAATGACTGCTTGCGAATCCGGTGAAGGAGCGACGCTTGCCGCGGTTGCGCGTCTTCGCCAATTTTACGATGGGCTCGGGATCGAGTTCCTCGGGTGTGCAGATTTCACTACCAACAAGGTGACTGGCGCGGGTGCGCGCTGGAAGTCGGCAAGCTCAGTGCTGGACCAGAATGCCGCCCGCCACTTTCACGGAGAACCAACCCGCCATGCTTTCGCAGCTGCCAGAGGGCTTTTGGGACTCGACCAAACACAGGTCGCGGCACGGGTGTACCTCACCCCGAGACAAATTGGAAACCTCGAGGCTGGAACGAGCTATACCAAGGAAAGCTACAAGAGCCTCCAAACTTTCTACGAGGATAGCGGCATAGAGTTTCTTGGGTCCGGCCGACCAGATTCGCTTTTTTCGGGCGTGGGTGTTCGCTGGAGGAAAAGATAG
- a CDS encoding DUF6634 family protein, which translates to MRSEDLFFRAWFGVSQSSLVHSLRCLANDLECVGKCDATQVRPVAINTWALAQRSVPCLIGRTLGHPSVGDGRPALSSELFYFDPDRGIARTMSRWYRLGTRVDPDYWTERLAGRS; encoded by the coding sequence ATGCGAAGCGAAGATTTGTTTTTCAGGGCGTGGTTTGGCGTGTCTCAATCGTCTCTTGTTCATAGTCTCAGATGTCTCGCTAACGATCTCGAATGCGTGGGCAAATGCGACGCAACGCAAGTTCGGCCGGTGGCGATCAACACTTGGGCTCTGGCGCAGCGGTCCGTGCCTTGCTTGATCGGGCGCACGTTGGGACACCCTTCGGTAGGTGACGGAAGACCTGCGCTGTCCAGCGAGCTCTTCTATTTCGATCCCGACCGGGGAATCGCGCGGACCATGTCCCGCTGGTATCGCCTCGGGACCAGGGTTGATCCCGACTACTGGACTGAACGCCTTGCAGGTCGGTCATGA
- a CDS encoding ETC complex I subunit, producing the protein MSAKIYRPAKTAMQSGKAKTHLWVLEFDQEKPRTIDPIMGYTSSGDMRQQLRLTFESAEQAIAYAERNGIDYRVIAPKDSTRKNVSYSDNFRFNRMQPWTH; encoded by the coding sequence ATGTCCGCGAAGATCTATCGTCCCGCAAAAACAGCCATGCAGTCCGGCAAGGCCAAGACGCATCTGTGGGTGTTGGAGTTCGATCAGGAAAAGCCGCGTACCATTGACCCGATCATGGGATACACAAGCTCTGGCGACATGCGCCAGCAACTGCGGCTCACCTTCGAAAGCGCGGAACAGGCAATCGCCTACGCTGAGCGCAACGGCATAGACTACCGCGTGATCGCGCCGAAGGATTCGACGCGCAAGAATGTGTCCTATTCGGACAATTTCCGTTTCAACCGGATGCAGCCTTGGACCCACTGA
- a CDS encoding adenylate/guanylate cyclase domain-containing protein yields the protein MREDDEPTSVSAGPQRKLAVILAADVAGYSRLMERDEEDTHARLQGLLRDVVRPAVETHRGRIFKTAGDGFLAEFASPIEAVRCAVDLQRVTAERNEGLAEDRRLAFRMGVNLGDVLADREDIFGDGVNIAARLEAIAEPGGVLISHSVHEHVDRKLPIHFVDQGECVLKNIARPVRTFRLAWETGDSVSSQREDNGPAGVPTLPQVASIAVLPFATLTSDAEQGYFADGLAEDLITDLSKVEGLLVIARHSSFAYRDRLMDLRMIARELGVRYLIEGSVRRAAARVRINAQLIDASSASCLWAERLDRDVADIFALQDEVVGKVINALAHALPSTKPLPKRRVTDLEAYDLFVRGRALATQSLRETRAARPLLAKAIEIDPGFAGAHAWLAMSHHFDALYYGQPTDKHRAAARAAAETAVEIDPENADAHIVLGYLRAYEGEFEAGVAEFEQGLRLNPNHSAGWAHLADLRVFEGRATEAVECAENSFRLNPYPPGDHYSFLGWAQYAACRYQDAAETLRHPQAGGPGSKRNLAAALAQLGRTAEAHEVGRGFLSEFPNFSARQWGRTQPFRDDADRQHFINGYIKAGLPE from the coding sequence ATGCGGGAGGACGACGAACCAACCAGTGTATCTGCCGGACCGCAAAGGAAGCTGGCAGTTATCCTTGCGGCTGACGTCGCGGGCTACAGCCGCTTGATGGAGCGTGACGAGGAGGACACCCACGCGCGGCTGCAGGGACTATTGCGCGATGTGGTCCGCCCAGCGGTCGAAACACACAGGGGGCGCATCTTCAAGACCGCCGGGGACGGCTTCCTGGCGGAATTCGCGAGTCCAATCGAGGCGGTCCGCTGCGCCGTCGACCTCCAGCGAGTGACGGCCGAGCGGAACGAGGGTCTTGCCGAAGATCGCCGGCTGGCCTTCCGCATGGGCGTCAACCTCGGGGACGTGCTGGCTGACCGCGAGGACATTTTCGGAGACGGGGTCAATATCGCCGCGCGTTTGGAGGCCATAGCCGAACCCGGCGGGGTGCTCATAAGCCACAGCGTTCACGAACACGTCGATCGGAAGCTCCCGATCCACTTCGTCGATCAGGGCGAGTGTGTTCTGAAGAACATTGCCCGTCCCGTCCGGACTTTCCGGCTGGCCTGGGAAACGGGAGACTCCGTCTCATCCCAACGGGAGGACAACGGCCCGGCGGGCGTGCCGACGCTGCCGCAGGTGGCATCGATCGCCGTGCTGCCGTTCGCCACCCTGACCAGCGACGCGGAGCAGGGGTACTTCGCAGACGGCCTCGCGGAAGACCTGATCACCGATCTTTCCAAGGTCGAAGGCCTCCTGGTGATCGCCCGTCATTCGAGTTTCGCCTACAGGGATCGGCTGATGGATTTGCGCATGATCGCCAGGGAACTGGGTGTCCGCTACCTCATCGAGGGAAGCGTGCGGAGGGCGGCGGCGCGGGTGAGGATCAACGCTCAGCTCATCGACGCGTCCAGTGCCAGCTGTCTTTGGGCCGAACGCCTGGACCGAGATGTCGCGGACATCTTCGCATTGCAGGACGAGGTCGTCGGCAAAGTGATCAATGCCCTTGCCCACGCCCTGCCGTCGACGAAACCTCTTCCGAAGCGCAGGGTGACCGATCTCGAGGCCTACGACCTTTTCGTTCGGGGACGAGCGCTCGCAACGCAATCGCTCCGGGAGACGAGGGCGGCCCGACCGCTCCTGGCTAAGGCCATTGAGATCGATCCGGGCTTTGCCGGCGCGCATGCCTGGCTCGCGATGAGTCACCATTTCGATGCGCTCTATTACGGCCAGCCTACAGACAAACATCGCGCTGCCGCACGTGCTGCAGCCGAGACAGCCGTAGAGATCGATCCGGAAAACGCCGACGCGCACATAGTGCTGGGCTATCTGCGCGCCTATGAGGGCGAGTTCGAAGCGGGAGTGGCCGAGTTCGAGCAGGGGCTTCGGCTCAATCCCAATCACTCTGCGGGTTGGGCCCACCTTGCCGACCTCCGGGTGTTTGAGGGGCGTGCGACTGAGGCGGTCGAGTGCGCCGAGAATAGTTTTCGCCTTAATCCCTATCCGCCGGGCGACCACTACTCGTTCCTCGGCTGGGCCCAATATGCCGCTTGTCGGTACCAGGACGCTGCCGAAACGCTGCGCCATCCACAAGCGGGTGGACCTGGCTCAAAACGCAATCTCGCCGCGGCTCTCGCGCAACTCGGGCGTACCGCGGAAGCCCACGAGGTAGGGAGGGGATTCCTCTCGGAATTTCCGAATTTTTCGGCTCGGCAGTGGGGAAGGACGCAGCCGTTCCGCGATGATGCGGACCGCCAGCATTTCATCAATGGCTACATCAAGGCAGGTCTGCCGGAATGA
- a CDS encoding cold-shock protein, which yields MADRTSSKDVIHNDDFGNDALDLIEITGVIKWFDVAKGFGFIVPDSGMQDVLLHVTCLRRDGYQTVLEGARVVALVQKRDRGYQAFRILSMDQSTAVHPSQLPPVRTHVQVTPTSGLERVLVKWFNRTKGFGFLTRGEGTEDIFVHMETLRRFGLTELRPGQVVLVRFGDGEKGLMAAEIHPDGPTPTNRSH from the coding sequence ATGGCGGATAGAACATCTTCGAAAGACGTCATCCACAATGACGACTTTGGCAATGACGCCCTTGACCTCATCGAAATTACAGGCGTTATCAAGTGGTTCGACGTTGCCAAGGGCTTTGGCTTTATTGTGCCCGACAGCGGCATGCAGGATGTATTGCTGCATGTTACCTGCCTGCGGCGCGACGGCTATCAGACGGTTCTTGAGGGTGCGCGCGTCGTCGCGCTTGTTCAGAAACGGGACCGCGGATACCAGGCTTTCCGCATTCTCTCGATGGATCAATCGACAGCCGTCCATCCTTCTCAGCTTCCCCCGGTCAGAACACATGTTCAGGTTACGCCCACCAGTGGTCTGGAGCGCGTGCTCGTAAAGTGGTTCAACCGCACCAAAGGTTTTGGTTTTCTGACACGGGGTGAGGGGACCGAGGATATCTTCGTGCATATGGAGACGCTGCGTCGCTTCGGGCTCACGGAACTGCGGCCCGGCCAGGTGGTGCTGGTCCGCTTCGGCGACGGCGAAAAGGGTCTGATGGCTGCGGAGATTCATCCCGATGGCCCGACGCCAACCAACCGGTCGCACTGA